A region of the Orenia marismortui DSM 5156 genome:
AAGAAAAGTGGGTAGAAGCTAAAGCTAAACAATATGTAAGGGTGGATGAACCAGGATACTTATGGCATGTTGATCTGCCAATGATCCCGGTAGTCCATATCAAAGGTAGAGACTTGTTTTATGAGGGTAAAGCTTCTATAGAGATTCGTATTGGATCTTTAATACCGGTTGTTAACGTAGGTAGTAACAAAAAAGTGAATGAATCATCGCTTCATCGTTTTTTACTAGAACTGCCTTGGTATCCAACTGCAGCTATTGAAAATTATATAACTTGGGAGGCACTTAATAAACAAAGTGCTAAAGCAATTTTGTCTTATCGTGGGATATCTGTTGAAGCAATTTTTTACTTTAAAGAAGATGGAGAGCTTAGCAGAATAGAAAGTCTTCGCTATAAAGAAAGTGATAAAGAAGCTGAGAGAATTCCCTGTATTGGTGAGATCAAAGGGCAGATTATCGTAGATGGATTAAAAATTCCACATCGCATTGATGTAACATGGATAATTGATGGCAAGGCTTTTACTTGGTATAAACTTGAAAATTTTGATATTCATATGGATAGGAAATAAGGTTCTTTTATTTAAACTTTAAGTAAGTAGATAATAAATTCAGGTTATTAACTTTGATGAGTTATAGACCTTTGTAAGGACAGTTAAAGAAATTAGATAATATTGAAGGTTAAGTAGCCTTAAGTGGATATTTTAAAAGTATAATAATTATTTATTATTAAAATCAGGGATAGATTTTATGTTAACTTACCATAATCAGTCAGATATTTGTGTTCTTGTTATTCATGAGATTTATGGAATCAACCAACATATGCAAACTATATGTGAAAAATTATCAGATTGTAGATTTGATGTTATCTGCCCAAATTTATTGCAAAGAGAAGATTGTTATAGTTATTGTGATGAAAAGGATGCTTATCAAAATTTCAAAGAAAATATCGGTTTTTCATTAGCAACAAGAAGAGTAAAAGCGTTATTGTATAAGATTAGAGATAAGTATGAGATTATTATAGTAGTTGGTTTTAGTATAGGAGCA
Encoded here:
- a CDS encoding DUF6920 family protein, translating into MGLKHLLTNYWWGILIGILLLIILAFIIANLQMRWKISREVELLMNVSEQKKEEKESRLIIEKDLEILPKPVKKWLKYVGVVGQEKIRTVTFSQRGKMRLDPKQEKWVEAKAKQYVRVDEPGYLWHVDLPMIPVVHIKGRDLFYEGKASIEIRIGSLIPVVNVGSNKKVNESSLHRFLLELPWYPTAAIENYITWEALNKQSAKAILSYRGISVEAIFYFKEDGELSRIESLRYKESDKEAERIPCIGEIKGQIIVDGLKIPHRIDVTWIIDGKAFTWYKLENFDIHMDRK